In Porites lutea chromosome 1, jaPorLute2.1, whole genome shotgun sequence, a single genomic region encodes these proteins:
- the LOC140923162 gene encoding patched domain-containing protein 3-like, with protein sequence MIINPLEFLQLNESSLDGKTLEQVQEDITTAYNSSSRLMRNGRTFFYNFKRTFGGVSWKDGIITGAKALQMVYLMNDPTDDKENDKVLEWEKKFINKINSLVGTLSCFEVHYSSERSLDDAIAESSGSDVSLVAITFTIMITFACVVLGKYLNPLTGHSLLANAGVFAVALGILSGFGLAMWCRVPFVSIVGVLPFLVIGIGIDDMLILVDELDRQPRDMSITEKIKAVMSHSGATVTMTTMTDLVAFAVSTSTSFPAVRYFCIYAALTVTFSFIMIITYFVAIMTYDLKRIQSGRRDCLPFCKAPPPKEGQPAWDEPGPQLSNRAMEVWGRFLTYPLTKVVVIVLSLGLLGAGIYGVTKVNETFDRRILAKDDSYLKRFLSAEKEHFELSIDVSIVETGKIDYEKPSTQEAIRNLTYIVSSNKYYINRSLSWMDSYLLFAKMSNISTIGPSFLPGLKTFLSQPEFSFFRQDLKFSSNGSKLEASRILCFMKSNGESTFQKSAMQTIRDDLETKSELGVFPITRSFIFFEQYAITSRETIRNLIIAALTVFVITSPFLVDCTVAILVLFNFAALICELFGLMVIWDVSLNVVSMINLVMAIGFAVDYSAHIAHAYVMSNKLSANDRVVDALSTVGASVLMGGFSTFLGMIVLAFAASEIFRIFFRMFLGIVGFGLLHGLCILPVYMSLLCWRPAVNTSPSVRVSAENLSKTQKDKSSQELHVADIGSENRSLAGNHPSLKDKQHSDDSQQRNIIGISNKGMISDEKKLDISSEEGGDADSKTNEATQETNKNEEEHLATETENSSNECDTKTATTKL encoded by the exons ATGATCATTAACCCGCTGGAATTTTTACAGTTAAATGAAAGTAGCCTAGATGGTAAAACCTTGGAGCAGGTTCAAGAAGACATAACTACAGCATATAACAGCTCAAGCCGCTTGATGCGGAATGGCCGTACTTTCTTTTACAACTTCAAACGCACTTTTGGCGGTGTCAGTTGGAAAGATGGAATTATCACAGGCGCCAAAGCATTGCAAATGGTGTATCTGATGAATGACCCCACTGATGACAAGGAGAACGACAAAGTTCTGGAGTGGGAAAAGAAGTTCATAAACAAGATAAATTCGTTAGTGGGTACTCTTTCCTGTTTTGAAGTCCATTACTCCAGTGAGAGAAGCTTAGACGACGCAATTGCCGAAAGCAGTGGCTCTGACGTCAGTTTGGTAGCAATCACATTTACTATCATGATAACCTTTGCCTGCGTCGTACTAGGCAAGTACCTCAATCCGCTTACCGGTCACTCGTTGCTCGCTAACGCAGGAGTGTTTGCTGTGGCCCTTGGAATACTATCTGGATTTGGCCTTGCCATGTGGTGTCGAGTTCCCTTCGTCAGTATCGTAGGAGTGTTACCGTTCTTAGTTATTGGAATTGGAATCGATGACATGTTGATCTTAGTTGATGAGCTTGATCGACAGCCACGGGACATGTCAATAACAGAAAAGATTAAAGCTGTGATGTCCCATTCAGGAGCCACGGTTACCATGACAACTATGACTGACTTGGTAGCCTTTGCAGTTAGTACTTCCACTTCATTTCCAGCAGTAAG GTACTTCTGTATCTACGCGGCTTTGACAGTGACCTTCTCCTTTATAATGATCATCACATATTTTGTGGCCATCATGACATACGACTTAAAGAGAATACAATCAGGTCGTAGAGACTGCTTACCATTCTGCAAAGCGCCTCCGCCTAAGGAGGGGCAGCCAGCCTGGGACGAGCCTGGCCCACAATTATCAAATCGCGCCATGGAGGTCTGGGGCAGGTTTCTTACATATCCGCTGACAAAGGTGGTCGTTATCGTTCTATCTCTGGGGTTACTTGGTGCTGGAATATACGGAGTTACTAAAGTAAATGAAACATTCGACAGAAGAATCCTGGCCAAGGACGATTCGTACTTGAAACGATTTTTGTCTGCTGAAAAAGAGCATTTTGAACTGTCCATCGACGTTAGCATTGTAGAAACTGGAAAGATCGATTACGAGAAACCCTCTACACAGGAAGCCATCAGAAACCTAACATACATTGTCAGTAGCAACAAATACTATATTAACCGTTCTCTGTCGTGGATGGACAGTTATTTACTTTTTGCTAAAATGTCCAACATCAGCACTATAGGTCCATCGTTTTTGCCTGGTTTAAAGACCTTTCTCAGTCAGCCAGAGTTTTCATTTTTCCGTCAAGATCTGAAGTTTTCCAGCAACGGTTCTAAACTAGAAGCGTCGCGCATTCTCTGTTTCATGAAAAGTAACGGCGAGTCTACATTCCAAAAAAGCGCTATGCAAACAATTCGCGACGATCTCGAAACCAAGTCCGAACTCGGAGTCTTTCCCATTACACggtcttttattttctttgaacagtatgCGATAACATCACGTGAAACTATACGGAACCTCATAATCGCTGCTTTAACAGTCTTTGTCATCACCAGTCCCTTCTTAGTAGATTGCACAGTGGCAATCCTCGTGTTGTTCAACTTTGCCGCTCTGATATGCGAACTGTTTGGTTTAATGGTTATTTGGGATGTGTCCCTCAACGTCGTGTCTATGATAAATCTTGTTATGGCTATTGGCTTTGCAGTTGATTACAGTGCACACATTGCACATGCGTACGTGATGTCCAACAAGTTATCAGCAAATGACCGAGTGGTAGATGCTTTGAGTACTGTGGGAGCGAGTGTACTCATGGGAG GTTTCAGTACCTTCCTTGGAATGATCGTGCTTGCTTTTGCTGCATCCGAGATATTCCGAATCTTCTTCCGAATGTTCCTTGGAATCGTCGGGTTTGGCCTTCTTCATGGTCTTTGCATTCTGCCAGTTTACATGTCCTTGCTGTGTTGGAGGCCTGCAGTTAACACATCTCCCTCGGTCAGAGTTAGTGCGGAGAATCTTAGCAAAACCCAGAAAGACAAAAGTAGCCAGGAGTTGCATGTGGCGGACATAGGAAGTGAAAACAGAAGTCTTGCAGGTAATCACCCTTCTTTGAAGGACAAGCAACACAGTGATGATTCACAGCAAAGAAACATCATCGGAATTTCTAACAAGGGCATGATATCAGATGAGAAGAAATTGGATATATCGTCAGAAGAAGGTGGCGATGCGGACAGCAAAACCAATGAGGCCACTCAGGAAACCAACAAGAATGAAGAAGAGCATTTAGcaacagaaacagaaaattcGTCGAATGAATGTGACACTAAAACTGCCACGACAAAGTTATAA
- the LOC140925659 gene encoding uncharacterized protein: MSVNKEARPEDQVNVALEEETDESRKRFLTEKGYTYQLNLKTSNLKTKKCELVKRMRGTLLKRGQSTKLVEFKKEFSEAQILYCEFQDMVEEIKVFANPDENVENIERMVDQVGREWSNFECDIRSEIKFLEFVEHHVDDSISEASKRSSRASKKSSRSKISSNDNVEEDRFQLQKEEAALKAKLAYIEKERLLRLEHRKTELTKLEQERKLEELRLQSELAQNQAKLNVCMSADKVELFDDQDLNSIPPADKVKDMDKFLNSIPVTSKSDLSPGQQEPIYSSTQLSGAQPTFSLPRVENGVHSTLSPSATPFQPHSVVLEKCMDKLVETSSMLVAATMEQNLVNRQLAISGQLPKISIPVFSGDPLEYPTWNSSFSALIDSKPMDAQTKLNFLHQYISGKPKQVVDQYMLIGTEDAYQSARKLLKERYGNCNVVGTAFMNKLENWPKIGVRDAEALRDLSDFLQKIIAARETTPSLAVLDFAKENVKTLNKLPFQIQNKWRGIVQQCRVSKGNGTYPTFSEFASFVKECAERANIPELEELSKTKEFVRPRGPFRRSPKGEEAFSFETHVLDPSKNVTAQGQGEKERPPTCSQGRSEKKKTEVCLFCKEEHQLDECKKFAEKPHKERKDFFYKKFLCLGCASSSQHQVSSCKNRLKCRTCSGNHPTCLHIQKTPKESITNCTNVCTIPEQEGGSDHAMIVPVWVRQVSQPSKEVLQYAVLDDQSNVSFVSQSLCEKLDLQGPPTDLLLTTVQERNVHVPSNRICGVEVLDFRREHAVKLPMMFKRDIIPASRSQIPKASVARKWEHLCPIADELMPYNPSVEISLLIGNNCPSIVRPREVLVGGEDDPYGQRSLMGWGIIGKVCKSTGEANHKEGVCNKVMVKETHEHFAFTTKVKEIINPQKIIKILESDFTESSANTKPCSAEDRRFLNILENGIVKRSDGHYEMPLPLKTDKPSLPFNRELAVKRWHQLLARFKRNPKFLEDYRLFMKDVIALCAEEVPPDRHGVQDGMVNYVPHTGVYHPKKPDQIRVVFDCSAQYEGVSLNDHLLQGPDLMNTLLGILCRFRQENVAFMTDIKSMFHQFMVSEEHRDLLRFLWWKDGNPANEVTEYRMKVHLFGAGSSPGCANFGLKRAADDGKKEFGEEAAEFIRQDFYVDDGLKSVPTVERAVTLIKASQGICAKAGLRLHKISSNKREVLEQIPAEDRAKGLKELDLKVDPLPLERALGVVWCIENDSFQFRIELRDRPLTRRGVLSTISSIYDPSGFVAPVTLKGKQVLQQMCRDKLDWDSPIPESLYTHWEKWRQDVLNLDQLQIQRCFKPENFGQVKASELHHFSDASVEGYGQCSYLRLINVEDKAYCSLVIGKSRVAPLKQITVPRLELAAATVSANVSEFLRRELSYTDIKEHFWTDSKIVLGYVNNEAKRFHVYVANRVQQIRDVTNPSSWLYVSTELNPADHASRGLTASQLLQGTNWLTGPLFLWKSGTFQPEKIEEFQVTESDPELAACAEGNSFVSTTEEQTGK; the protein is encoded by the exons ATGTCCGTCAACAAAGAAGCAAGACCCGAAGACCAGGTCAATGTGGCGCTGGAAGAAGAAACTGATGAATCAAGGAAGCGTTTCCTGACGGAGAAAGGGTATACGTATCAACTCAACTTGAAAACAAGTAActtgaaaactaagaaatgtgaaCTGGTGAAGCGAATGAGAGGTACTCTACTGAAGCGAGGTCAGTCAACTAAACTAGTAGAATTTAAGAAAGAATTCAGCGAAGCTCAGATTTTGTATTGCGAATTTCAAGACATGGTTGAAGAGATTAAGGTTTTTGCGAACCCAGATGAGAATGtggaaaatattgaaagaatGGTTGATCAAGTTGGCAGAGAATGGTCAAATTTTGAGTGTGACATTAGATCAGAGATAAAGTTTCTGGAATTTGTCGAACACCACGTGGATGATTCAATCTCTGAAGCATCCAAAAGGTCCAGTCGAGCATCCAAGAAAAGTAGTAGGTCAAAAATAAGTTCCAATGATAATGTTGAAGAAGATAGGTTTCAGTTACAAAAGGAGGAAGCTGCCTTAAAGGCTAAACTGGCCTATATAGAGAAGGAACGGTTACTGAGATTAGAACACAGAAAGACTGAGTTGACCAAATTagaacaagaaagaaagttggaaGAGCTAAGATTACAAAGTGAACTTGCTCAGAATCAAGCAAAGCTTAATGTATGCATGTCAGCAGATAAAGTAGAACTGTTTGATGATCAGGATCTAAACTCGATTCCCCCCGCTGATAAAGTCAAGGACATGGACAAATTCCTTAATTCAATTCCAGTCACAAGTAAGAGTGATCTCTCTCCTGGTCAGCAAGAACCTATCTACTCTTCAACTCAGTTAAGTGGAGCCCAACCCACTTTCAGTCTTCCGCGTGTAGAAAATGGAGTGCACAGTACGTTAAGCCCCAGTGCCACACCCTTTCAACCACACTCTGTCGTCTTAGAAAAGTGTATGGACAAATTAGTGGAAACAAGTAGTATGTTGGTGGCAGCTACTATGGAGCAGAACCTAGTGAACAGGCAACTAGCAATCTCAGGGCAACTGCCTAAGATTTCAATCCCAGTTTTTAGTGGAGATCCTTTGGAGTATCCTACATGGAACAGTTCCTTCAGTGCCCTTATTGATTCCAAACCAATGGACGCGCAGACAAAATTGAACTTCCTACATCAGTACATCTCAGGAAAGCCCAAACAAGTTGTTGATCAGTATATGTTAATTGGTACTGAAGATGCCTATCAGTCTGCGAGAAAGTTGTTAAAGGAAAGGTATGGTAACTGCAATGTAGTAGGGACAGCCTTTATGAACAAACTGGAGAACTGGCCTAAGATTGGCGTAAGAGATGCGGAGGCCCTAAGAGATCTTTCTGACTTCCTGCAAAAGATAATTGCCGCCAGAGAAACTACTCCTAGTCTTGCTGTCTTAGACTTTGCGAAGGAGAACGTTAAAACTCTAAACAAGTTGCCATTTCAAATTCAGAATAAGTGGAGAGGAATAGTACAACAGTGTAGAGTCTCAAAAGGAAATGGTACTTACCCTACCTTCTCTGAATTTGCTTCATTTGTGAAAGAGTGTGCAGAGAGAGCGAACATTCCCGAACTTGAGGAGCTGTCCAAAACCAAAGAGTTTGTTAGGCCTAGAGGACCATTCAGACGCTCACCAAAAGGCGAGGAGGCCTTTTCCTTCGAAACTCATGTATTGGATCCAAGCAAGAACGTGACTGCCCAGGGTCAAGGTGAAAAGGAGAGACCCCCAACCTGTTCGCAAGGGAGGAGCGAGAAGAAAAAGACCGAAGTATGTCTGTTTTGCAAGGAAGAACATCAGCTAGACGAGTGTAAAAAGTTTGCAGAGAAGCCGCACAAGGAAAGGAAGGACTTCTTCTATAAGAAATTTCTTTGTCTTGGATGTGCCTCTAGCAGTCAACATCAAGTATCCTCCTGTAAGAACAGACTTAAATGTCGCACGTGTTCTGGAAATCACCCTACATGTCTCCATATTCAGAAAACTCCCAAGGAAAGTATTACGAACTGTACAAATGTTTGTACCATCCCAGAGCAAGAGGGCGGCTCGGATCATGCCATGATTGTACCTGTTTGGGTTAGACAAGTTAGCCAACCCAGTAAAGAAGTCTTACAATATGCAGTGCTAGATGACCAGTCCAATGTGAGTTTTGTGTCGCAAAGTTTGTGTGAAAAATTGGACTTGCAAGGCCCACCAACCGACTTGCTGCTGACAACAGTGCAAGAGagaaatgtacatgtaccaagCAACCGTATTTGTGGAGTTGAGGTGTTGGATTTTAGAAGGGAGCATGCTGTGAAGCTACCCATGATGTTCAAGCGAGATATCATCCCAGCCAGTCGGTCGCAGATTCCAAAAGCCAGTGTTGCCCGGAAATGGGAACATCTGTGTCCTATTGCTGACGAGCTCATGCCCTACAATCCAAGTGTGGAAATCTCCTTGCTGATTGGCAATAATTGCCCTAGTATCGTCAGACCCAGAGAAGTCCTAGTGGGAGGTGAAGACGACCCTTACGGCCAAAGATCTTTAATGGGGTGGGGTATAATCGGCAAGGTGTGCAAATCTACAGGTGAAGCCAACCATAAGGAAGGAGTGTGCAACAAGGTGATGGTCAAAGAAACCCATGAACACTTTGCCTTTACGACAAAGGTGAAAGAGATTATCAACCCACAGAAGATTATTAAGATTCTTGAGTCAGACTTTACAGAAAGTTCTGCAAATACCAAGCCCTGTTCAGCTGAAGACAGGAGATTCCTCAACATCCTTGAGAATGGTATTGTGAAGAGATCGGATGGGCACTACGAGATGCCTCTCCCTTTGAAGACAGACAAACCGTCTCTACCCTTCAACCGCGAACTAGCTGTCAAGAGATGGCACCAACTTTTAGCAAGGTTTAAGAGAAACCCCAAGTTTCTGGAAGATTATCGCTTATTCATGAAAGATGTGATTGCTTTGTGTGCAGAAGAGGTACCACCGGACCGCCATGGAGTTCAGGATGGAATGGTTAACTATGTACCACACACCGGTGTTTACCACCCAAAAAAACCAGACCAGATCAgggttgtttttgattgttcgGCCCAGTATGAAGGGGTGTCCCTGAACGATCACTTGTTACAAGGACCCGACCTCATGAACACTCTTCTGGGGATCCTGTGCAGATTCAGACAAGAAAATGTTGCGTTTATGACTGACATTAAGAGTATGTTTCATCAGTTTATGGTGTCAGAGGAACACAGAGATCTCCTGCGCTTTTTGTGGTGGAAGGATGGGAATCCTGCAAATGAAGTGACTGAGTATAGGATGAAGGTTCATCTTTTCGGTGCTGGTAGTTCACCTGGCTGCGCAAATTTTGGTCTGAAGAGAGCAGCAGATGATGGGAAGAAAGAGTTTGGTGAAGAAGCTGCTGAGTTTATACGACAGGACTTTTATGTGGATGATGGACTAAAATCAGTCCCTACCGTGGAGCGAGCTGTTACACTGATAAAAGCAAGTCAAGGCATTTGCGCCAAGGCCGGCCTGAGACTGCACAAAATTTCATCAAACAAAAGAGAAGTTCTTGAACAGATTCCGGCCGAAGATCGCGCCAAAGGATTAAAGGAGCTAGACTTGAAGGTTGATCCACTGCCCTTAGAACGTGCCTTAGGAGTAGTGTGGTGCATTGAGAATGACAGTTTTCAATTCCGCATCGAGCTGCGTGACCGTCCCCTAACGCGACGTGGCGTACTTTCCACAATCAGTTCAATCTACGATCCTAGTGGTTTCGTTGCCCCAGTTACcttgaaaggaaaacaagttttgcaGCAAATGTGCCGAGACAAGCTTGATTGGGACAGCCCAATTCCAGAGAGTTTGTATACTCATTGGGAGAAATGGCGTCAGGATGTTCTGAATCTCGATCAGCTGCAAATTCAACGTTGTTTTAAGCCGGAGAACTTTGGGCAGGTCAAAGCCAGCGAGTTGCATCATTTCTCAGATGCTAGTGTAGAGGGTTATGGACAGTGCTCGTACCTTCGACTAATCAATGTGGAGGACAAGGCGTACTGTTCCCTTGTCATTGGGAAATCTAGAGTGGCCCCGTTAAAGCAAATCACTGTGCCGAGGCTAGAATTGGCTGCAGCTACTGTTTCAGCAAACGTGAGTGAATTTCTTCGTCGAGAATTGTCTTACACGGACATTAAGGAACATTTCTGGACAGACAGCAAAATCGTCCTTGGTTATGTTAACAACGAAGCTAAGAGGTTTCATGTGTATGTGGCAAATCGTGTGCAGCAGATTCGTGACGTCACTAACCCGAGTTCTTGGTTGTATGTCAGCACTGAACTTAATCCTGCTGACCATGCCTCGCGAGGCCTTACAGCGTCACAGTTATTACAAGGAACCAACTGGCTAACTGGACCCTTATTTCTTTGGAAGAGTGGAACTTTCCAGCCTGAGAAGATAGAAGAATTTCAAGTGACCGAAAGTGATCCTGAA CTGGCAGCATGTGCTGAAGGCAATAGCTTTGTGTCTACGACTGAAGAGCAAACTGGCAAGTAG
- the LOC140923169 gene encoding uncharacterized protein, with amino-acid sequence MQVLKELKEVGELTTRKIARERNLAVKKSSCLYRLDPFLDENGVIRVGGRVRRANLPFATKHPVILPRKSHITDLLIRFWHAKVNHMGRGITQNELRQRGYWVVGGSSAVSNCISKCVTCRKMRGPLQIQKMADLPVDRVEPSAPFSYCAVDFFGPFPIKEKRSEVKRYGVIFTCMASRGVHLETANSLSTSSFINALSRFLNRRGPVRQLRCDQGTNFVGARNELKAALEELDQNRVQEYLVENGCDWIPFQMNVPHASHMGGTWERLIRTVRSALETLLLSAGTQLDDEAFRTFMTEAECIVNSRPLSTNDLNDPEAPEPLTPSHLLTLKAKVVLPPPGRFQRADLYSRKWWRRVQYLANEFWLRWRREFLHSLQARNKWMYPKRNLSVGDVVVSKEDEGPRNQWPLARVVEVYPSEDGCIRKVKIVKADGELDNQGRRRKPSTFLDRPIHKLVLLVPSADEADVGDSSRETEEFPNEEPTTQ; translated from the coding sequence ATGCAAGTTTTAAAGGAACTTAAGGAAGTTGGAGAGCTTACTACTAGAAAGATCGCAAGAGAAAGAAATCTAGCCGTCAAGAAGTCTAGTTGCTTATATCGTTTGGATCCATTTCTCGATGAAAACGGTGTTATCCGCGTTGGTGGCCGCGTGAGACGAGCTAACCTTCCATTTGCAACGAAGCATCCTGTGATACTTCCTCGTAAAAGTCATATTACAGATTTGCTGATTCGATTCTGGCATGCCAAAGTGAACCACATGGGACGAGGTATCACCCAAAATGAGTTGCGCCAGAGAGGCTACTGGGTTGTTGGTGGATCGTCAGCAGTGTCAAATTGTATTTCCAAGTGTGTTACATGCAGAAAAATGCGCGGCCCCCTGCAAATTCAGAAGATGGCCGATTTGCCTGTGGATCGAGTTGAACCTTCGGCCCCCTTCTCGTATTGTGCTGTAGATTTCTTTGGACCTTTCCCGATCAAGGAAAAGAGGAGTGAAGTTAAACGTTACGGAGTTATTTTTACCTGTATGGCCAGCAGAGGTGTACACTTGGAGACAGCCAACTCGTTAAGTACCAGTTCCTTCATCAACGCACTTAGTCGCTTCCTCAACCGACGCGGTCCAGTCAGACAGCTCCGCTGTGATCAGGGTACAAACTTTGTAGGAGCGAGGAATGAGCTAAAAGCTGCCTTAGAAGAACTGGATCAGAACCGGGTGCAAGAGTACTTAGTGGAGAACGGATGTGATTGGATACCATTTCAGATGAATGTACCTCATGCCAGCCACATGGGTGGCACATGGGAAAGGTTAATCCGAACTGTTCGTAGTGCACTGGAGACGTTACTTCTGAGCGCTGGCACACAGTTGGACGACGAGGCGTTCAGAACCTTCATGACTGAAGCAGAGTGTATTGTTAATTCCAGACCCTTGTCTACGAACGACTTAAATGACCCAGAGGCACCAGAACCACTTACGCCCAGTCATTTACTTACCTTGAAAGCTAAAGTTGTACTTCCACCGCCTGGAAGGTTCCAGCGAGCAGATCTATATTCCCGCAAGTGGTGGCGCCGAGTACAATATCTCGCGAACGAATTTTGGCTTAGATGGCGCCGTGAGTTTCTTCATAGCCTGCAGGCTCGTAACAAGTGGATGTATCCAAAGCGAAATCTATCAGTTGGAGATGTAGTCGTATCCAAGGAAGACGAAGGACCACGTAACCAATGGCCACTCGCTAGAGTCGTAGAAGTCTACCCTAGCGAAGACGGATGTatcagaaaagtcaaaattgtgaAAGCTGATGGAGAACTTGACAACCAAGGCAGACGTCGAAAGCCATCCACGTTCCTGGATAGACCAATCCACAAATTAGTCTTACTGGTACCCTCTGCAGATGAAGCGGATGTTGGTGATAGCAGCAGGGAGACCGAGGAATTCCCCAACGAGGAGCCAACTACTCAGTGA